Proteins found in one Hippopotamus amphibius kiboko isolate mHipAmp2 chromosome 12, mHipAmp2.hap2, whole genome shotgun sequence genomic segment:
- the GNAS gene encoding guanine nucleotide-binding protein G(s) subunit alpha isoform X13, which yields MRILHVNGFNGDSEKATKVQDIKNNLKEAIETIVAAMSNLVPPVELANPENQFRVDYILSVMNVPDFDFPPEFYEHAKALWEDEGVRACYERSNEYQLIDCAQYFLDKIDVIKQADYVPSDQDLLRCRVLTSGIFETKFQVDKVNFHMFDVGGQRDERRKWIQCFNDVTAIIFVVASSSYNMVIREDNQTNRLQEALNLFKSIWNNRWLRTISVILFLNKQDLLAEKVLAGKSKIEDYFPEFARYTTPEDATPEPGEDPRVTRAKYFIRDEFLRISTASGDGRHYCYPHFTCAVDTENIRRVFNDCRDIIQRMHLRQYELL from the exons ATGAGGATCCTGCATGTTAATGGGTTTAATGGAGA TAGTGAGAAGGCCACCAAAGTGCAGGACATCAAAAACAACCTGAAAGAGGCCATCGAA ACCATCGTGGCTGCCATGAGCAACCTGGTGCCCCCTGTGGAGCTGGCCAACCCTGAGAACCAGTTCAGAGTGGACTACATTCTGAGCGTGATGAACGTGCCGGACTTTGATTTCCCTCCC GAATTCTACGAGCACGCCAAGGCTCTGTGGGAGGACGAGGGGGTGCGCGCCTGCTACGAGCGCTCCAACGAGTACCAGCTCATTGACTGCGCCCAGTA ctTCCTGGACAAGATTGATGTCATCAAGCAGGCTGACTACGTGCCCAGCGACCAG GACCTGCTCCGCTGCCGCGTCCTGACTTCTGGAATCTTTGAGACCAAGTTCCAGGTGGACAAAGTCAACTTCCA CATGTTCGACGTGGGCGGCCAGCGCGATGAACGCCGCAAGTGGATCCAATGCTTCAATG ATGTGACTGCCATCATCTTCGTGGTTGCCAGCAGCAGCTACAACATGGTCATCCGGGAAGACAACCAGACCAACCGCCTGCAGGAGGCTCTGAACCTCTTCAAGAGCATCTGGAACAACAG ATGGCTGCGCACCATCTCTGTGATTCTGTTCCTCAACAAGCAAGATCTGCTCGCTGAGAAAGTCCTTGCTGGGAAATCGAAGATTGAGGACTACTTTCCAGAATTTGCTCGCTACACTACCCCTGAGGACG CGACTCCCGAGCCCGGAGAGGACCCACGTGTGACCCGGGCCAAGTACTTCATTCGGGATGAATTTCTG AGAATCAGCACTGCTAGTGGAGATGGGCGCCACTACTGCTACCCTCACTTCACCTGCGCTGTGGACACAGAGAACATTCGCCGTGTGTTCAACGACTGCCGTGACATCATCCAGCGCATGCACCTCCGTCAGTATGAGCTGCTGTGA
- the GNAS gene encoding guanine nucleotide-binding protein G(s) subunit alpha isoform X12: protein MRILHVNGFNGEGGEEDPQAARSNSDGEKATKVQDIKNNLKEAIETIVAAMSNLVPPVELANPENQFRVDYILSVMNVPDFDFPPEFYEHAKALWEDEGVRACYERSNEYQLIDCAQYFLDKIDVIKQADYVPSDQDLLRCRVLTSGIFETKFQVDKVNFHMFDVGGQRDERRKWIQCFNDVTAIIFVVASSSYNMVIREDNQTNRLQEALNLFKSIWNNRWLRTISVILFLNKQDLLAEKVLAGKSKIEDYFPEFARYTTPEDATPEPGEDPRVTRAKYFIRDEFLRISTASGDGRHYCYPHFTCAVDTENIRRVFNDCRDIIQRMHLRQYELL from the exons ATGAGGATCCTGCATGTTAATGGGTTTAATGGAGA GGGCGGCGAAGAGGACCCGCAGGCTGCAAGGAGCAACAGCGATGG TGAGAAGGCCACCAAAGTGCAGGACATCAAAAACAACCTGAAAGAGGCCATCGAA ACCATCGTGGCTGCCATGAGCAACCTGGTGCCCCCTGTGGAGCTGGCCAACCCTGAGAACCAGTTCAGAGTGGACTACATTCTGAGCGTGATGAACGTGCCGGACTTTGATTTCCCTCCC GAATTCTACGAGCACGCCAAGGCTCTGTGGGAGGACGAGGGGGTGCGCGCCTGCTACGAGCGCTCCAACGAGTACCAGCTCATTGACTGCGCCCAGTA ctTCCTGGACAAGATTGATGTCATCAAGCAGGCTGACTACGTGCCCAGCGACCAG GACCTGCTCCGCTGCCGCGTCCTGACTTCTGGAATCTTTGAGACCAAGTTCCAGGTGGACAAAGTCAACTTCCA CATGTTCGACGTGGGCGGCCAGCGCGATGAACGCCGCAAGTGGATCCAATGCTTCAATG ATGTGACTGCCATCATCTTCGTGGTTGCCAGCAGCAGCTACAACATGGTCATCCGGGAAGACAACCAGACCAACCGCCTGCAGGAGGCTCTGAACCTCTTCAAGAGCATCTGGAACAACAG ATGGCTGCGCACCATCTCTGTGATTCTGTTCCTCAACAAGCAAGATCTGCTCGCTGAGAAAGTCCTTGCTGGGAAATCGAAGATTGAGGACTACTTTCCAGAATTTGCTCGCTACACTACCCCTGAGGACG CGACTCCCGAGCCCGGAGAGGACCCACGTGTGACCCGGGCCAAGTACTTCATTCGGGATGAATTTCTG AGAATCAGCACTGCTAGTGGAGATGGGCGCCACTACTGCTACCCTCACTTCACCTGCGCTGTGGACACAGAGAACATTCGCCGTGTGTTCAACGACTGCCGTGACATCATCCAGCGCATGCACCTCCGTCAGTATGAGCTGCTGTGA
- the GNAS gene encoding guanine nucleotide-binding protein G(s) subunit alpha isoform X14: MRILHVNGFNGDEKATKVQDIKNNLKEAIETIVAAMSNLVPPVELANPENQFRVDYILSVMNVPDFDFPPEFYEHAKALWEDEGVRACYERSNEYQLIDCAQYFLDKIDVIKQADYVPSDQDLLRCRVLTSGIFETKFQVDKVNFHMFDVGGQRDERRKWIQCFNDVTAIIFVVASSSYNMVIREDNQTNRLQEALNLFKSIWNNRWLRTISVILFLNKQDLLAEKVLAGKSKIEDYFPEFARYTTPEDATPEPGEDPRVTRAKYFIRDEFLRISTASGDGRHYCYPHFTCAVDTENIRRVFNDCRDIIQRMHLRQYELL; encoded by the exons ATGAGGATCCTGCATGTTAATGGGTTTAATGGAGA TGAGAAGGCCACCAAAGTGCAGGACATCAAAAACAACCTGAAAGAGGCCATCGAA ACCATCGTGGCTGCCATGAGCAACCTGGTGCCCCCTGTGGAGCTGGCCAACCCTGAGAACCAGTTCAGAGTGGACTACATTCTGAGCGTGATGAACGTGCCGGACTTTGATTTCCCTCCC GAATTCTACGAGCACGCCAAGGCTCTGTGGGAGGACGAGGGGGTGCGCGCCTGCTACGAGCGCTCCAACGAGTACCAGCTCATTGACTGCGCCCAGTA ctTCCTGGACAAGATTGATGTCATCAAGCAGGCTGACTACGTGCCCAGCGACCAG GACCTGCTCCGCTGCCGCGTCCTGACTTCTGGAATCTTTGAGACCAAGTTCCAGGTGGACAAAGTCAACTTCCA CATGTTCGACGTGGGCGGCCAGCGCGATGAACGCCGCAAGTGGATCCAATGCTTCAATG ATGTGACTGCCATCATCTTCGTGGTTGCCAGCAGCAGCTACAACATGGTCATCCGGGAAGACAACCAGACCAACCGCCTGCAGGAGGCTCTGAACCTCTTCAAGAGCATCTGGAACAACAG ATGGCTGCGCACCATCTCTGTGATTCTGTTCCTCAACAAGCAAGATCTGCTCGCTGAGAAAGTCCTTGCTGGGAAATCGAAGATTGAGGACTACTTTCCAGAATTTGCTCGCTACACTACCCCTGAGGACG CGACTCCCGAGCCCGGAGAGGACCCACGTGTGACCCGGGCCAAGTACTTCATTCGGGATGAATTTCTG AGAATCAGCACTGCTAGTGGAGATGGGCGCCACTACTGCTACCCTCACTTCACCTGCGCTGTGGACACAGAGAACATTCGCCGTGTGTTCAACGACTGCCGTGACATCATCCAGCGCATGCACCTCCGTCAGTATGAGCTGCTGTGA
- the GNAS gene encoding guanine nucleotide-binding protein G(s) subunit alpha isoform X11 → MRILHVNGFNGEGGEEDPQAARSNSDGSEKATKVQDIKNNLKEAIETIVAAMSNLVPPVELANPENQFRVDYILSVMNVPDFDFPPEFYEHAKALWEDEGVRACYERSNEYQLIDCAQYFLDKIDVIKQADYVPSDQDLLRCRVLTSGIFETKFQVDKVNFHMFDVGGQRDERRKWIQCFNDVTAIIFVVASSSYNMVIREDNQTNRLQEALNLFKSIWNNRWLRTISVILFLNKQDLLAEKVLAGKSKIEDYFPEFARYTTPEDATPEPGEDPRVTRAKYFIRDEFLRISTASGDGRHYCYPHFTCAVDTENIRRVFNDCRDIIQRMHLRQYELL, encoded by the exons ATGAGGATCCTGCATGTTAATGGGTTTAATGGAGA GGGCGGCGAAGAGGACCCGCAGGCTGCAAGGAGCAACAGCGATGG TAGTGAGAAGGCCACCAAAGTGCAGGACATCAAAAACAACCTGAAAGAGGCCATCGAA ACCATCGTGGCTGCCATGAGCAACCTGGTGCCCCCTGTGGAGCTGGCCAACCCTGAGAACCAGTTCAGAGTGGACTACATTCTGAGCGTGATGAACGTGCCGGACTTTGATTTCCCTCCC GAATTCTACGAGCACGCCAAGGCTCTGTGGGAGGACGAGGGGGTGCGCGCCTGCTACGAGCGCTCCAACGAGTACCAGCTCATTGACTGCGCCCAGTA ctTCCTGGACAAGATTGATGTCATCAAGCAGGCTGACTACGTGCCCAGCGACCAG GACCTGCTCCGCTGCCGCGTCCTGACTTCTGGAATCTTTGAGACCAAGTTCCAGGTGGACAAAGTCAACTTCCA CATGTTCGACGTGGGCGGCCAGCGCGATGAACGCCGCAAGTGGATCCAATGCTTCAATG ATGTGACTGCCATCATCTTCGTGGTTGCCAGCAGCAGCTACAACATGGTCATCCGGGAAGACAACCAGACCAACCGCCTGCAGGAGGCTCTGAACCTCTTCAAGAGCATCTGGAACAACAG ATGGCTGCGCACCATCTCTGTGATTCTGTTCCTCAACAAGCAAGATCTGCTCGCTGAGAAAGTCCTTGCTGGGAAATCGAAGATTGAGGACTACTTTCCAGAATTTGCTCGCTACACTACCCCTGAGGACG CGACTCCCGAGCCCGGAGAGGACCCACGTGTGACCCGGGCCAAGTACTTCATTCGGGATGAATTTCTG AGAATCAGCACTGCTAGTGGAGATGGGCGCCACTACTGCTACCCTCACTTCACCTGCGCTGTGGACACAGAGAACATTCGCCGTGTGTTCAACGACTGCCGTGACATCATCCAGCGCATGCACCTCCGTCAGTATGAGCTGCTGTGA